In the Acropora muricata isolate sample 2 chromosome 1, ASM3666990v1, whole genome shotgun sequence genome, one interval contains:
- the LOC136914903 gene encoding trace amine-associated receptor 9-like: MDTSQLQVNFYWAIDQTPFFVFIFSLNIFLAFTATLGNTLILIALYKVSSIHPPTKCLLRCLAMTDFCVGVIVQPLFVAFLMEIANDNWRILHLTLGIFNYTFCGFSFATATAISVDRLLALLLGLKYRHTVNLRRVRCFVVCLLLVNIVNGFIYSFSSQDFANSVGFAVIITCLLLSVFSHAKIYLKLRHHQAQVRQQVGHEQANGGGIPMNIERIKKIVSTIAWVQLALVFCYFPIFIFLILSTVTISDWFKEGSMFAVSALTVVYFNSTLNPILFCWKIREVREAVKTTVKQVRCFLS; this comes from the coding sequence ATGGATACTTCTCAACTTCAGGTCAATTTTTACTGGGCGATTGATCAAACACCattctttgtattcattttttctttgaacatttttcttgctttcaccgcaacactcggcaacactctgatcctcattgcgcttTACAAAGTGTCTTCGATTCATCCCCCAACAAAATGTTTGCTCCGCTGCCTGGCTATgactgatttttgtgttggcgttaTTGTTCAGCcactttttgttgcttttttgaTGGAAATTGCAAATGACAACTGGCGTATTCTTCACTTAACTTTGGGTATTTTTAACTACACTTTCTGTGGATTTTCTTTCGCAACAGCCACTGCTATTAGCGTGGACAGGTTACTCGCACTGTTACTGGGATTGAAATACAGACACACAGTAAAtttaagacgagttcgttgcTTTGTTGTCTGCTTACTACTCGTTaatattgtaaatggttttaTATATTCCTTTTCTTCTCAAGACTTTGCCAACAGCGTTGGATTTGCTGTGATCATAACTTGCTTGTTACTCTCGGTCTTCTCTCACGCTAAAATCTACCTCAAACTACGACATCATCAAGCCCAAGTACGACAACAAGTTGGACATGAACAAGCAAACGGCGGAGGAATTCCAATGAACATTGAGCGAATCAAAAAGATTGTTTCAACCATAGCCTGGGTGCAGTTAGCATTGGTGTTTTGCTATTTCccaatattcatttttttgataCTGTCAACCGTGactatttctgattggttcaaagaaggATCAATGTTTGCGGTATCTGCATTAACAGTCGTCTATTTCAATTCAACTCTAAACCCGATCCTCTTCTGTTGGAAAATACGAGAAGTAAGAGAAGCGGTAAAGACCACCGTGAAACAGGTTCGTTGTTTCTTAAGTTAA